From a region of the Mercurialis annua linkage group LG1-X, ddMerAnnu1.2, whole genome shotgun sequence genome:
- the LOC126672917 gene encoding uncharacterized protein LOC126672917: MIHWKAPPEGWLKVNTDAAVFPGRQRIGIGIVVRDWLGNIVLARQCSMFGCYSPRLAEIMGIREALSWLKGEDNIIVESDTMDVIREIRNPSIVELEMLVEDCLELIKQFDNICFIFVGRCANQAAHVLAQYVSSISGHQEWACHFPEFLTTVTASDMI, encoded by the coding sequence ATGATTCATTGGAAAGCTCCTCCTGAAGGGTGGCTCAAGGTAAATACCGATGCGGCGGTATTTCCAGGTAGGCAGCGGATTGGGATTGGTATTGTTGTCCGTGATTGGTTGGGTAATATTGTGCTAGCTAGGCAGTGTAGCATGTTCGGTTGTTACTCTCCCCGTCTAGCTGAAATTATGGGGATCCGGGAGGCTCTTAGTTGGCTAAAAGGCGAAGATAATATTATTGTAGAGTCGGATACGATGGATGTAATTCGGGAGATAAGAAATCCGAGTATTGTGGAGCTAGAAATGCTAGTGGAGGACTGTTTGGAGCTTATAAAGCAGTTtgataatatttgttttattttcgtGGGACGATgtgcgaatcaggcagcgcaTGTTTTAGCGCAATATGTCAGTTCCATTtcaggtcatcaggagtggGCTTGTCACTTTCCTGAATTTCTCACAACTGTAACTGCTTCTGATATGATTTAA
- the LOC126672925 gene encoding 7-deoxyloganetin glucosyltransferase-like has protein sequence MAVISKPHVVCVPFPLQGHIIPMLKFAKLLHSKGFHVTFVNTEFNHDCILDSRGPNSLNGLPDFRFATIPLQHPPSNSHTSLALNLHALRQTCRKDFLSLFRHLVADLNNDGSNPRITCMLSDAILNYSLTLSEELHIPNVLLWNMGASGFMSFKHSRDQIKQCIAFLKDPSSETGMEKNLESMMEWIPGMKGAKLRDLSKFIKTKEQVNSVEDSTEGDIGRALKASAVIFHTFDALESETLKDLSLFFKKVFSIGPLQLLLDQIPEEQYNSIECNLWNEEAECIKWLHSKEANSVIYVNFGSTTVMTAEQVVELAWGLANSNHNFLWITRPDLIMGESAILPPEFLVETKERGFIASWCPQEEILNHPSTAGFMTHCGWNSILETISSGTPIIGWPFFGEHFVNSRKSCNEWGIGTELGTNFQREDVEKLVKELMEEEKGKKMKEKAMEWKKLAEECVNSNGSSSFNFNNLVNEVLLSKN, from the exons ATGGCAGTAATTAGCAAACCCCACGTAGTTTGTGTTCCATTCCCACTTCAAGGCCACATTATTCCAATGCTCAAGTTTGCAAAACTACTTCATTCCAAAGGCTTTCATGTCACCTTCGTCAACACTGAGTTTAACCATGACTGCATTCTTGATTCAAGAGGTCCTAATTCGTTAAACGGCTTGCCTGATTTCCGTTTTGCAACTATACCTCTTCAGCACCCACCTTCCAATTCTCACACTAGTTTAGCCTTGAATTTGCATGCCCTACGTCAGACTTGTCGAAAGGATTTCTTGAGTTTGTTTCGTCATCTTGTTGCTGATCTCAACAACGACGGATCCAATCCTCGAATTACATGCATGCTCTCGGATGCTATTTTGAATTATAGTCTGACTCTTTCTGAAGAGCTTCACATTCCTAATGTGTTGCTTTGGAATATGGGAGCTTCTGGATTTATGAGCTTTAAACATTCTCGTGATCAAATCAAACAATGTATTGCTTTTCTCAAAG ATCCTAGTAGTGAAACAGGTATGGAGAAGAATTTGGAGAGCATGATGGAATGGATTCCAGGAATGAAAGGAGCTAAACTGAGGGACCTTTCCAAGTTCATCAAAACGAAAGAACAAGTAAACTCCGTCGAAGATTCAACTGAAGGTGACATCGGAAGAGCTTTGAAAGCATCGGCTGTTATATTTCACACATTTGATGCTCTTGAATCTGAAACTTTAAAAGACCTCTCTCTATTCTTTAAAAAGGTATTCAGCATAGGTCCTCTACAATTACTTCTGGACCAAATTCCTGAAGAACAATACAATTCCATAGAATGCAATCTGTGGAATGAAGAGGCAGAATGCATCAAATGGCTTCATTCCAAAGAAGCCAATTCGGTTATTTACGTAAATTTTGGAAGCACTACGGTTATGACAGCTGAACAGGTAGTCGAGCTTGCTTGGGGACTTGCAAACAGTAACCATAACTTCCTGTGGATAACAAGGCCAGACTTAATAATGGGAGAATCAGCAATTCTGCCGCCTGAATTCCTGGTTGAAACTAAAGAAAGAGGTTTTATAGCAAGCTGGTGTCCGCAAGAGGAAATTCTGAACCACCCATCAACAGCGGGATTCATGACTCACTGCGGATGGAATTCAATTCTGGAAACTATCTCGTCAGGAACTCCCATCATCGGCTGGCCTTTCTTTGGAGAGCATTTTGTTAACAGCAGAAAAAGCTGCAATGAATGGGGAATTGGTACGGAATTGGGCACCAATTTTCAAAGAGAAGATGTAGAGAAGCTTGTCAAGGAATTGATGGAGGAAGAGAAAGGGAAAAAGATGAAGGAAAAGGCCATGGAATGGAAGAAATTAGCAGAGGAGTGTGTGAATAGTAATGGGTCATCTTCATTCAACTTCAACAACCTCGTTAATGAAGTGCTGCTGTCAAAGAATTGA